In the genome of Cyanobacteria bacterium FACHB-DQ100, the window TGGACGGAAGCGGGAACGCGGATCGAGTGGACAACGATCGAGGAGCTTCCAAATGATTCAATCGTAGGGTGTGTGTTCTCAAATGAATTAGTCGATGCGTTTCCGGTGCATCTAGTCACGCTGCAGAATCAAGTGCTCAAAGAAATTTATGTTTGTCTGCAAGACAATCGATTTGCTGAAGTGGTTGGTGATCTTTCAACTGAGAAATTAGTGAATTATTTTGACTTCGTTGGAGTCAAGATTTGTGGCTATGCAGACGGCTACCGGACTGAAGTGAATTTAGCCGCATTAGATTGGATGAGTACGATCGCCCAAAAATTGCAGCAAGGATTTGTTTTAACGATCGATTACGGCTATTTGGCAACGCGATACTACAATCCGATGCGATCACAAGGAACATTACAGTGCTACTACCAGCACAGTCATCACAATGATCCATACCTCTATATCGGTGAGCAAGATATCACCGCTCATGTTGATTTCACAGCGCTGCAACTCCAGGGAGAGCGATCAGGACTGCAAACCGTTGGCTTTACGCAGCAGGGATTATTTTTAATGGCGTTGGGATTGGGCGATCGACTCGCTCAGATCACTCAGACGGAAGCCACCAGCACCCAGGATTTACAAAACCGACTGCAACGCCGCGACGCACTACATCAGTTAATGAACCCAATGGGGCTAGGTGGCTTTGGTGTTCTGATTCAAAGTAAAAACTTGAGTCAAGAGATTCAACTGAAAGGATTGATGCAGCGAATTTGAACCAATTAAAAAGGAGTGAACGATTTAATTAACAGTTCGCTGCACCTTTTTCAGTCTAGTTACCCGATGCAACCCGTCTCGAATCCCGGACTTCAAGGCGGACGGGAGCAACGCCGCTTTGAATCAAGCCGAGAACACGAGCCGCACCGGCAGATAAATCGATGACCCGATCGCCGGAGAACGGTCCGCGATCGTTGATGCGGACAGAAACGGTACGCCCGTTATCGAGATTGGTCACTTGCACGATGGTGCCAAACGGAAGCGTCCGATGTGCCGCAGTGAGTGCATTCTGGTTAAATCGCTCACCGCTGGCGCTCATGTTGCCGTGGAATCCTGGGCCATACCAAGATGCCATGCCCGTCATTCGTAGACGAATCGGGCCGATCGCAATTTGGGGGGCGCGATTTGGACGATTGGAAATTTCGCGCAGGGGAGCAGCATTACCGAATAGGCGACGGAGACGATTTGCAACTTGCAGTGCGTCTTGCCCTGGGTCGCGGGTGCTATTGGGAAGAACGGTTTGTGGATCGACGGCGACGATCGTCTGTTTGTTTGCCTCGATTAAGAACTGATCGCCGGATTTAGTTTGATGCCATCTCACCGTGATTTGATTGGCATCGACTCCATTACGTTGGAGTTGGTTTAAGCGGGCTGCGATCGCGGTGGCTCTGGCGATCGGGTCAGCAGATGAATTTGAGGAATTCTGGCGCGGCTGGGTGCTGGATTCAACCGGGGTAGTAGCACCGTACTTGAGCTTCGCGGCTTGGGGGCTGGCTTGCACTTCACCGACTTTCACTGCGGTGGACGAGTTATGAGCTTCGCCAAGGAACGTAACAACGGGAATATTGCGGACATAAAGAGTGGCGGCTTTGCGCCCAGAAATTTCGTGCGAATGAATTTTTGCGATGGACTCCTCGGTTTGGCGGGTTTGTGAGGGTTGCTGTTCGCCGACTTTCACCACGCTGCGCCTTGTGGCTTGCGGGGAAGACGGTCGGGGAGTTTCAGACTCCGTAGATCCTTGGCTGGCTGCCGGGGTGGACTCTGCTAGGGCAGCAGTCGCACCGACGGTACTGGTACACAGTAGAGCGGCAGTCAAACCGCTAATCAGTTTCTGGTTCATACATCCTTTGTGAGATTCACTTCCAACCTTGAGTCCGAGATGTGGCAGTTTGCCATCTGACACAACTTAAGCTGTGCTAACTCGTACTCGCTCCGTGTTCACTCCTGAGTTCAGAACTGCAACAGACTAGCATGAAGTTTTTCCTAATTGGATCAGGGTGATGCCTGTACGAAATAAAACTTCATATTTCCTTCAAATTCGGATGTAAGCTGAAATGATTGCTGCTATTGGCTTCTATAAGAAAAACGCTGAAGCAGTTTTTCTCCGACTTCACAAGAACTTAACATCTTCTTCATACAGCTTGTGAGGTATGCTGATGTTTTGCAGATTGAATTCGCGCTCATGGATTATCGGGAAGCAGGGGTTGATGTTGAAGCGGGACGGGCGTTTGTCGATCGCATTCGCGATTCTGTTCGGCGCACCTACCGTTCCGAGGTTTTAGGCGGCTTGGGGGGATTCAGTGGCTTGTTTCAATTGCCGTCTGGATATCAAGAGCCTGTCCTAGTGTCGGGAACAGATGGCGTTGGGACGAAGCTGAAATTGGCACATCAACTTGACGTTCATCACACGGTTGGCATCGATTTGGTGGCGATGTGTGTGAATGATGTCTTGACTTGTGGCGCTGAGCCATTGTTTTTCCTGGATTACGTCGCCACAGGGAAACTACTGCCAGAGCAGCTTGCTTCTGTAGTAGAAGGAATTGCAGAAGGGTGTGAGGCGGCGGGATGTGCGCTGCTTGGCGGTGAAACGGCGGAGATGCCAGGGTTTTATCAGCCGAATGAGTATGATCTAGCTGGATTTTGTGTGGGAATCGTTGAGAAAAGCCGGATTTTGGACGGGTCGCAGGTCAAGGTTGGAGATGTGGCGATCGCGCTTCCAAGTTCAGGGGTACATAGTAACGGGTTTAGCTTGGTGCGGAAGATTGTGATTGATCGTGGATTTGATTGGAGCGATCGTCCTTCTGGATTGAGTGGTGCAACGCTCGGAGAAGTTTTGCTTACGCCGACTCAAATTTACGTGAAACCGATTCTTGCTGCGTTGAAGGCAGGACTTGAAATTCATGGCATGGCTCATATTACCGGAGGCGGTTTGCCTGAAAATTTACCTCGCTGTTTGGCTGAAAATCAAGCGATTGAAATTGACCCAAATCAATGGCAAATTCCACCCATTTTTCATTGGTTAGCAACTGAAGGGAAAGTCGCACCCAATGCGATGTTTAATACCTTTAATATGGGAGTTGGATTCGTGGTTATTGTTCCGGGCGAAAGTGTCGATCGAACCGTGGAGTTTTTCAACTCGCAAGGATTAAACGCTGCTGCAATTGGAACCGTAATTCCGGGAGCGGGTGAGTTATTAGGATTGCCTGAATAAGTGCCAAAAGCAAGAAAACAATTTGGTCAGCACTGGTTAAAAAGCGAAAAAGCTTTGAACAAAATTGTCAGTTCTGCAGAATTGACAGAAAACGATCGTGTTCTGGAAATTGGAGCAGGAACCGGGATTTTAACGCGGCAATTGATTGCTCAAGCTCAGGCAGTTGTGGCAGTGGAAATCGATCGAGATTTGTGCCCAATCCTAGTGCAAAAATTCGGCAAGTTTGAGAATTTCCTATTGCTTCAAGGTGATTTTCTCACGTTAGAGATTGACCCATTGCTGGAGCCATTTCCACCGTTTCAAAGTCCTCGAAAAGTTGTAGCCAATATTCCCTACAACATTACAGGGCCAATTTTGGAGAAGCTACTGGGCACGATCGCAGCTCCAAATCCAAACCCGTTTGAATCGATCGTTCTGTTGCTACAAAAAGAAGTAGCGCTGCGAATTTGTGCAAACTCAAATTCATCGCATTACGGGGCATTATCCATTCGAGTTCAGTATTTAGCAGATGCCGAATTTATTTGTGATGTTTCAGCAAAAGCATTTTCGCCGCCGCCAAAAGTAGACTCCGCAGTAATCCGGTTGCGCCCAAGAGCGATCGAGCATCCTGCCACAGATCCAAAAAAACTAGAAACCTTGATCAAACTTGGCTTTTCAAGTCGGCGTAAGATGCTGCGAAACAATTTGAAAAGCGTGGTTGAACTTGAGCCGCTAAATGCTCTTCTTCAATCCTTAGAAATCAATCCACAAGCGAGGGCTGAAGATTTAAGCATAAGGCAATGGATCGATTTGAGTAACGCGTTTAGCCTGGACAAACTCGCTCATAATATACCTTAACTTCTTCTTCGATACAGCGTCTATCTTTGTATCTTCGGCATCGTTTTGATTCTCTTTGGACTAA includes:
- a CDS encoding class I SAM-dependent methyltransferase; the protein is MNLALYCPQLGYYARPREKIGAQGDFFTSPHLSFDFGELVAEQLAEMWQVLGQPNPFTLVEMGAGQGLLAVDILRYLDRFYPECFNSLTYLIVEKAAAHIVEQQHRLRRWTEAGTRIEWTTIEELPNDSIVGCVFSNELVDAFPVHLVTLQNQVLKEIYVCLQDNRFAEVVGDLSTEKLVNYFDFVGVKICGYADGYRTEVNLAALDWMSTIAQKLQQGFVLTIDYGYLATRYYNPMRSQGTLQCYYQHSHHNDPYLYIGEQDITAHVDFTALQLQGERSGLQTVGFTQQGLFLMALGLGDRLAQITQTEATSTQDLQNRLQRRDALHQLMNPMGLGGFGVLIQSKNLSQEIQLKGLMQRI
- a CDS encoding septal ring lytic transglycosylase RlpA family protein → MNQKLISGLTAALLCTSTVGATAALAESTPAASQGSTESETPRPSSPQATRRSVVKVGEQQPSQTRQTEESIAKIHSHEISGRKAATLYVRNIPVVTFLGEAHNSSTAVKVGEVQASPQAAKLKYGATTPVESSTQPRQNSSNSSADPIARATAIAARLNQLQRNGVDANQITVRWHQTKSGDQFLIEANKQTIVAVDPQTVLPNSTRDPGQDALQVANRLRRLFGNAAPLREISNRPNRAPQIAIGPIRLRMTGMASWYGPGFHGNMSASGERFNQNALTAAHRTLPFGTIVQVTNLDNGRTVSVRINDRGPFSGDRVIDLSAGAARVLGLIQSGVAPVRLEVRDSRRVASGN
- a CDS encoding phosphoribosylformylglycinamidine cyclo-ligase, with the protein product MDYREAGVDVEAGRAFVDRIRDSVRRTYRSEVLGGLGGFSGLFQLPSGYQEPVLVSGTDGVGTKLKLAHQLDVHHTVGIDLVAMCVNDVLTCGAEPLFFLDYVATGKLLPEQLASVVEGIAEGCEAAGCALLGGETAEMPGFYQPNEYDLAGFCVGIVEKSRILDGSQVKVGDVAIALPSSGVHSNGFSLVRKIVIDRGFDWSDRPSGLSGATLGEVLLTPTQIYVKPILAALKAGLEIHGMAHITGGGLPENLPRCLAENQAIEIDPNQWQIPPIFHWLATEGKVAPNAMFNTFNMGVGFVVIVPGESVDRTVEFFNSQGLNAAAIGTVIPGAGELLGLPE
- the rsmA gene encoding 16S rRNA (adenine(1518)-N(6)/adenine(1519)-N(6))-dimethyltransferase RsmA, with amino-acid sequence MPKARKQFGQHWLKSEKALNKIVSSAELTENDRVLEIGAGTGILTRQLIAQAQAVVAVEIDRDLCPILVQKFGKFENFLLLQGDFLTLEIDPLLEPFPPFQSPRKVVANIPYNITGPILEKLLGTIAAPNPNPFESIVLLLQKEVALRICANSNSSHYGALSIRVQYLADAEFICDVSAKAFSPPPKVDSAVIRLRPRAIEHPATDPKKLETLIKLGFSSRRKMLRNNLKSVVELEPLNALLQSLEINPQARAEDLSIRQWIDLSNAFSLDKLAHNIP